DNA from Salinispora arenicola:
TCTCCGGCGCCACCGGCTCCGGCAAAAACAGCGTGACGTGGATGGCGTTACGGGCGTGTGCTCCGTTGATCCGCGACGGCCTGGTCCGCCTCCACGTGATCAACCCCAAGGGCACCGAGCTCAACGCGCTCACACCGGTCGCGTACCGGTACGCCGAATCCGACGGCGACATCGTGGAGGTACTGTCCGGCTTCTGGGAGATCATGCAGGACCGCAAGAAGGTCCTGGCCGAGCAGGGACGACGCACCTTCGACATGTCCCACCACACACCCCTCGACCTTTTGCTCGTCGACGAGCTGGGGGCGGTCACCGGCTACGGAGACCGATCACTAACTCGGGGTGCTCAGGCGGTGCTGCCGCTGATCCTGTCCCAGGCCCGCGCCCTGGGCGGTACCGTGATCGGCGCGTTGCAGGAACCCACCAAGGACGTCATCCCGCAGCGGGACCTGTTCAGTCTGCGGGTGTGTCTGCGGTCCACCTCCGCCGGGCATCCCGACATGGTCCTCGGTGAGGACATGCGCCGCCGGGGCGCTCTGGCCGATGAGATCCCGAACGAGCCGGGCTCGGCGGGTATCGGGTTCGTCGTCAAGCAGCGTTCCCGAACTCCGATGCGGGTGCGGGCGGCGTATTGCGATGACACCGATGTAGCCGACCTTGTCCGCGTCGCCGGGTGGCCGCACACCGAACTCGCGGCCACCGGGTGACCGGCATGGACGACGACACCGCTGGGCGGTCGGTGAAGCAGCCCCGCCAGGTGCGCCGGCTCAGCAAACGCCTCGACGTGGCCCGGCAGCTACACGACCTGGAACAAGACTCCGCCCTGGACATCGTGGAGATCGATCGGCTGCGGGTGAGCGTGACCCGCCATCTGTGGATGTTCCTCGCGATCGGCTTGTTCTTCACCACCACGGGCGTACACGACTTCCTCGCCGGGGATCTCACGCCGGCCGACCCGGTGTGGTGGGGAAGCTGGGGCGTGGAGCCCTGCCTCGCCGGAATCCTGATCACCATCCTGCGGTGGGAAGCCGCGATGATCGCCCGCGACATCAAGATTGATTCCCGGGTGGTCGCCTGGCTGAAACGGTTCCTGCTCGGCTGCACCCTGATCATGAACGTGGTGCCAGTCCTGATGCCCCGCCACGGCGGAATCAGCCCCGGAATGCTCGCCGCGCACATCATGGTCCCGATCCTGGTCTTCCTCCTGGCCGAGGTCATGCCGATCGTCCAGGCCCGCT
Protein-coding regions in this window:
- a CDS encoding FtsK/SpoIIIE domain-containing protein, encoding MPAAAAASVAQFGPATVGGAAAGALAAGVGWYRGHPESWEAVVAPRLRAVCRRWLSRAYLGPGWSRVVEACGLVTVHRVTGVMSVPRIIRIRSHSPSTETVYVRLLFGQTPKLWEEAAEALAVALRAERIGVERVGPQVIALIVQRSEPFDQVIVPPDLPADADAASLGRVYLGETEYGSDWHAPLIGQHWLVSGATGSGKNSVTWMALRACAPLIRDGLVRLHVINPKGTELNALTPVAYRYAESDGDIVEVLSGFWEIMQDRKKVLAEQGRRTFDMSHHTPLDLLLVDELGAVTGYGDRSLTRGAQAVLPLILSQARALGGTVIGALQEPTKDVIPQRDLFSLRVCLRSTSAGHPDMVLGEDMRRRGALADEIPNEPGSAGIGFVVKQRSRTPMRVRAAYCDDTDVADLVRVAGWPHTELAATG